One Streptomyces drozdowiczii DNA segment encodes these proteins:
- a CDS encoding ABC transporter permease — protein MTLLDEQPTQAAPAPARPSRTAPWLRDLALGVRFAAAGGREGWIRTMLTAIGVGLGVTLLFLAASVPHALDARNDRDTARSETKISENPDAQGRKSDTSVLRIGADSEFHDRSISGYLMRAEGSHPVLPPGIDAMPAPGEMVVSPALKDLLDDPANALLKERYPYRITGTIADDGLRSPNELWFYAGSDTLTQAAGGHRVTGYGDPEPTPPLAPLLVVLVIMVCVVLLAPVAIFIATAVRFGGDRRDRRLAALRLVGTDIRSTRRIAAGEALFGSVLGVLIGLALFLVGRRFVSHVEVWDVSAFPSDLAPDLRLCLLIAFAVPLTAVMVTLSAMRSVVIEPLGVVRDNRARKRRLWWRLALPLAGLGLLALKGQTGEYEVVNPYPITVGAVLVLLGLALLLPWLVEACVHRLRGGPVPWQLATRRLQLSSGTASRAVSGVTVAVAGAVAVQMLFASMNADFNKATGQDPTRAQFYAVSQKVGGNAAVETINEFRATKGVTQVIGMVEAYVTKPGKYADGEMQPTTSLNVGDCATLREVARIDSCKDGDSFVVHPRDDKEMAGWMDRTARKGKEVEFESESGRKQRWTLPADAKTVVSRKDPIGEDRWGIMVTPGAIDATDLPGASTVSQIRIDESVPDAAEYVRNTAARIDPGMRLATLTSVARDRQYASVQTGLQVGATVTLLLIAASMLVSQLEQLRERKRLLSVLVAFGTRRTTLAWSVLWQTALPVVIGLAVAVAGGLSLGAALCWMVGKSVDDWLVFLPLAGAGGALILLVTLLSLPPLWRMMRPDGLRSE, from the coding sequence ATGACGCTCCTGGACGAGCAGCCCACCCAGGCCGCCCCCGCTCCGGCCCGCCCCTCGCGCACCGCCCCCTGGCTGCGCGACCTCGCCCTCGGCGTCCGGTTCGCCGCAGCCGGCGGGCGCGAGGGCTGGATCCGCACGATGCTCACCGCGATCGGCGTCGGCCTCGGCGTCACACTGCTGTTCCTCGCCGCGTCCGTGCCGCACGCGCTCGACGCGCGCAACGACCGCGACACGGCCCGCAGCGAGACCAAGATCTCCGAGAACCCGGACGCGCAGGGCAGGAAGTCCGACACCTCGGTCCTGCGGATCGGGGCCGACAGCGAGTTCCACGACCGCAGCATCAGCGGCTATCTGATGCGCGCGGAGGGCAGCCACCCGGTGCTCCCGCCGGGCATCGACGCCATGCCCGCCCCCGGCGAGATGGTCGTCTCCCCCGCCCTGAAGGACCTGCTGGACGATCCGGCCAACGCCCTGCTCAAGGAGCGCTACCCGTACCGGATCACCGGCACCATCGCGGATGACGGACTGCGCTCGCCCAACGAGCTGTGGTTCTACGCCGGCAGCGACACCCTCACCCAGGCCGCGGGCGGCCACCGCGTCACCGGATACGGCGACCCCGAACCGACCCCGCCGCTCGCCCCGCTGCTCGTGGTCCTGGTGATCATGGTCTGCGTGGTGCTGCTCGCGCCCGTCGCCATCTTCATCGCCACCGCCGTGCGCTTCGGCGGCGACCGCCGCGACCGCCGGCTGGCCGCGCTGCGCCTGGTCGGTACGGACATCAGGTCGACCCGGCGGATCGCGGCCGGCGAGGCCCTGTTCGGCTCCGTGCTCGGTGTGCTCATCGGCCTCGCCCTCTTCCTGGTGGGGCGTCGGTTCGTGAGCCACGTCGAGGTCTGGGACGTCAGCGCCTTCCCCTCGGACCTCGCGCCCGATCTGCGGCTCTGCCTGCTCATCGCGTTCGCCGTCCCGCTGACCGCGGTGATGGTCACGCTGTCCGCGATGCGCTCGGTGGTCATCGAACCGCTCGGGGTCGTACGCGACAACCGGGCCCGCAAGCGCCGCCTGTGGTGGCGGCTGGCGCTCCCCCTCGCGGGGCTCGGCCTGCTCGCGCTCAAGGGCCAGACCGGCGAGTACGAGGTCGTCAACCCGTACCCCATCACCGTCGGCGCGGTCCTGGTCCTGCTCGGACTCGCCCTGCTGCTGCCGTGGCTGGTCGAGGCGTGCGTGCACCGGCTGCGCGGCGGCCCGGTGCCCTGGCAGCTCGCCACCCGCAGGCTCCAGCTCAGCAGCGGGACCGCCTCCCGGGCCGTCAGCGGCGTCACCGTGGCGGTGGCCGGCGCGGTGGCCGTGCAGATGCTGTTCGCCTCGATGAACGCCGACTTCAACAAGGCCACCGGGCAGGACCCCACCCGCGCCCAGTTCTACGCCGTGTCGCAGAAGGTCGGCGGCAACGCCGCCGTGGAGACCATCAACGAGTTCCGCGCCACCAAGGGCGTCACCCAGGTCATCGGCATGGTCGAGGCGTACGTCACCAAACCGGGGAAGTACGCCGACGGGGAGATGCAGCCCACCACCTCGCTGAACGTCGGTGACTGCGCCACCCTGCGCGAGGTCGCCCGCATCGACTCCTGCAAGGACGGCGACTCCTTCGTCGTGCACCCCAGGGACGACAAGGAGATGGCCGGCTGGATGGACCGGACCGCCCGCAAGGGCAAGGAGGTCGAGTTCGAGTCGGAGAGCGGCAGGAAGCAGCGCTGGACGCTGCCCGCCGACGCGAAGACCGTCGTCAGCCGCAAGGACCCGATCGGCGAGGACCGCTGGGGGATCATGGTCACCCCGGGGGCGATCGACGCGACCGACCTGCCGGGCGCGAGCACCGTCTCGCAGATCCGCATCGACGAGAGCGTCCCGGACGCCGCCGAGTACGTACGCAACACGGCGGCCCGCATCGACCCCGGGATGCGCCTGGCCACCCTGACGTCCGTCGCACGCGACCGCCAGTACGCCAGCGTCCAGACCGGCCTCCAGGTCGGCGCCACGGTCACCCTGCTGCTGATCGCGGCCTCGATGCTGGTCTCCCAGCTGGAGCAGCTGCGCGAGCGCAAGCGGCTGCTGTCGGTCCTGGTGGCCTTCGGCACCCGGCGGACCACCCTCGCCTGGTCGGTGCTCTGGCAGACCGCGCTCCCGGTGGTCATCGGCCTCGCGGTGGCGGTGGCCGGCGGCCTCTCACTGGGCGCGGCGCTGTGCTGGATGGTCGGCAAGTCGGTCGACGACTGGCTGGTGTTCCTCCCCCTCGCCGGGGCGGGCGGGGCGCTCATCCTGCTGGTCACGCTGCTGTCCCTGCCGCCGCTGTGGCGCATGATGCGCCCGGACGGGCTGCGCAGCGAGTGA
- a CDS encoding hydrogen peroxide-inducible genes activator, whose translation MVQSNPGNRLKQPSLSQLRAFAAVAEHLHFRDAAAAIGMSQPALSGAVSALEEALGAQLIERTTRKVLLSPAGERLAVRARVVLDAVGELMEEAEAVRAPFTGVLRLGVIPTVAPYLLPAVLRLVHERYPALDLQVHEEQTSSLIEGLGAGRLDLLLLAVPLGVPGISELPLFDEDFVLVMDRGHPLGGRADIPRDALRKLPLLLLDEGHCLRDQALDICREAGRTEGAPVTTTAAGLSTLVQLVAGGLGVTLLPRTAVTVETARNEALTTGCFADPAPTRRVALAMRTGAARHEEFEELAAALREAMRALPVRVTEGGRT comes from the coding sequence GTGGTGCAGAGCAATCCGGGCAATCGGCTCAAACAGCCCAGCCTCTCGCAGCTGCGCGCCTTCGCCGCCGTCGCCGAACATCTGCACTTCCGGGACGCGGCGGCCGCAATCGGGATGAGTCAGCCCGCGCTCTCCGGGGCCGTGTCCGCGCTGGAGGAGGCACTGGGTGCCCAGCTCATCGAGCGTACGACGCGCAAGGTGCTGCTCTCGCCCGCCGGGGAACGGCTCGCGGTGCGGGCGCGCGTCGTCCTCGACGCCGTCGGCGAGCTGATGGAGGAGGCCGAGGCGGTCCGCGCCCCCTTCACCGGAGTGCTCCGGCTCGGCGTGATCCCGACCGTCGCCCCCTATCTGCTGCCGGCCGTGCTGCGGCTGGTCCACGAGCGCTACCCGGCCCTCGACCTCCAGGTGCACGAGGAGCAGACCTCCTCGCTGATCGAGGGACTGGGCGCCGGACGGCTCGACCTGCTGCTGCTCGCCGTGCCCCTGGGAGTGCCCGGGATCAGCGAGCTGCCGCTCTTCGACGAGGACTTCGTGCTCGTCATGGACCGCGGCCACCCGCTCGGCGGGCGCGCCGACATCCCCCGCGACGCGCTCCGGAAGCTCCCGCTGCTGCTCCTGGACGAGGGGCACTGCCTGCGGGACCAGGCGCTCGACATCTGCCGCGAGGCCGGCCGTACGGAGGGCGCCCCGGTCACCACGACCGCGGCCGGGCTCTCCACGCTGGTGCAGCTGGTGGCCGGGGGCCTCGGGGTCACGCTGCTGCCGCGCACCGCGGTCACCGTCGAGACGGCCCGCAACGAGGCGCTGACCACGGGGTGTTTCGCGGACCCGGCCCCGACGCGGCGGGTGGCACTGGCGATGCGGACCGGGGCGGCGCGGCACGAGGAGTTCGAGGAGCTGGCGGCGGCGCTGCGCGAGGCGATGCGGGCGCTGCCGGTACGCGTGACGGAGGGCGGCCGGACCTGA
- a CDS encoding peroxiredoxin — MLTVGDKFPEFDLTACVSLESGKEFEQINHKTYEGQWKVVFAWPKDFTFVCPTEIAAFGKLNDEFADRDAQILGFSGDSEFVHHAWRKDHPDLTDLPFPMMADSKHELMRDLGIEGEDGFAQRAVFIVDPNNEIQFTMVTAGSVGRNPKEVLRVLDALQTDELCPCNWTKGENTLDPVALLSGE; from the coding sequence GTGCTCACTGTCGGTGACAAGTTCCCCGAGTTCGACCTGACCGCCTGTGTGTCGCTGGAGAGCGGCAAGGAGTTCGAGCAGATCAACCACAAGACCTACGAGGGTCAGTGGAAGGTCGTCTTCGCGTGGCCGAAGGACTTCACCTTCGTGTGCCCCACCGAGATCGCCGCCTTCGGGAAGCTGAACGACGAGTTCGCCGACCGTGACGCCCAGATCCTCGGCTTCTCCGGCGACTCCGAGTTCGTGCACCACGCCTGGCGCAAGGACCACCCGGACCTGACCGACCTGCCCTTCCCGATGATGGCCGACTCGAAGCACGAGCTCATGCGTGACCTCGGCATCGAGGGCGAGGACGGCTTCGCCCAGCGCGCCGTCTTCATCGTGGACCCGAACAACGAGATCCAGTTCACGATGGTGACCGCCGGTTCCGTGGGCCGTAACCCCAAGGAGGTCCTGCGGGTCCTCGACGCCCTGCAGACCGACGAGCTGTGCCCCTGCAACTGGACCAAGGGCGAGAACACCCTGGACCCGGTCGCGCTCCTCTCGGGCGAGTGA
- a CDS encoding alkyl hydroperoxide reductase, which translates to MALDELKSAIPDFAKDLKLNLGSVIGNSELPQQQLWGTVLACAIASRSPKVLRELEPEAKANLSAEAYTAAKSAAAIMAMNNVFYRTRHLLSDPEYGNLRAGLRMNVIGKPGVEKIDFELWSLAVSAINGCGQCLDSHEQVLRKAGVDRETIQEAVKIASVIQAVGVTLDAEAVLAE; encoded by the coding sequence ATGGCTCTCGATGAACTGAAGTCGGCCATACCGGACTTCGCCAAGGACCTGAAGCTGAACCTCGGCTCGGTCATCGGCAACAGCGAGCTCCCGCAGCAGCAGCTCTGGGGCACCGTCCTGGCCTGCGCGATCGCCTCGCGCTCGCCGAAGGTGCTGCGCGAGCTGGAGCCGGAGGCCAAGGCCAACCTCTCCGCGGAGGCGTACACCGCCGCGAAGTCGGCCGCCGCCATCATGGCGATGAACAACGTCTTCTACCGCACCCGCCACCTGCTCTCGGACCCCGAGTACGGGAACCTGCGCGCGGGTCTGCGGATGAACGTCATCGGCAAGCCGGGCGTGGAGAAGATCGACTTCGAGCTGTGGTCGCTCGCCGTCTCCGCGATCAACGGCTGCGGCCAGTGCCTCGACTCGCACGAGCAGGTGCTGCGCAAGGCCGGCGTGGACCGCGAGACCATCCAGGAAGCCGTCAAGATCGCCTCGGTGATCCAGGCCGTGGGTGTGACCCTCGACGCCGAGGCCGTACTCGCCGAGTAG
- a CDS encoding transglycosylase SLT domain-containing protein, whose amino-acid sequence MSRISVRGFAVASATAVTTVGAVVGVASGSTPAADDNNFEATAADTTLLADIPAGQQAQVQTASLTQQADAQASAADAAAKKSAEETARVQAAKDAKSKKQAAEDRLEREREAKKKEAQERASRSEVRSTASFAVQSSYTVAEVQAMARQIVPADQFQCFSNIVNHESSWNYRASNPGSGAYGLVQALPGSKMASAGADWMTNPATQIKWGLSYMNGRYQSPCGAWSFWQANHWY is encoded by the coding sequence GTGAGCCGGATTTCGGTCCGGGGGTTCGCCGTGGCATCCGCCACCGCGGTCACCACCGTAGGCGCCGTCGTAGGCGTTGCATCGGGCAGCACCCCTGCTGCCGACGACAACAACTTCGAGGCGACCGCAGCCGACACCACGCTGCTCGCAGACATCCCCGCGGGCCAGCAGGCCCAGGTGCAGACCGCTTCGCTGACGCAGCAGGCCGACGCCCAGGCGTCCGCCGCCGACGCCGCCGCGAAGAAGTCCGCGGAAGAGACCGCTCGCGTGCAGGCCGCCAAGGACGCGAAGTCCAAGAAGCAGGCCGCCGAGGACCGGCTGGAGCGCGAGCGCGAGGCGAAGAAGAAGGAAGCCCAGGAGCGCGCAAGCCGCTCCGAGGTCCGCTCCACCGCTTCGTTCGCCGTGCAGAGCTCGTACACCGTGGCCGAGGTGCAGGCCATGGCGCGGCAGATCGTGCCGGCCGACCAGTTCCAGTGCTTCAGCAACATCGTGAACCACGAGTCGAGCTGGAACTACCGGGCGAGCAACCCGGGCTCGGGTGCCTACGGTCTCGTACAGGCCCTCCCCGGCTCCAAGATGGCCTCGGCCGGCGCCGACTGGATGACCAACCCGGCCACCCAGATCAAGTGGGGCCTCAGCTACATGAACGGCCGCTACCAGAGCCCCTGCGGTGCCTGGTCCTTCTGGCAGGCCAACCACTGGTACTAG